The Gloeomargarita sp. SKYB120 DNA segment CGTGGCCAATCTCATCACCGAAGCAGGGGCCAGCCGGATCCTGGCAATGGATTTGCATGTGGCCCAAATTCAAGCCTACTTTGACATCCCCTTTGACCACGTCTATGCCAGCAATGTCCTACAGCAGTACATCCTCAGCAAGGGGCTTACAGATTTTGTAGTTGTGTCGCCGGACGTGGGCGGCGTAGCGCGGGCGAGAGCTTTTGCCAAAAAGCTTAACGATGCCCCCTTGGCCATCATCGACAAGCGCCGGCAAGGCCATAATGTGGCGGAGGTGCTCAACGTCATCGGCGATGTGCGGGGCAAAACCGCAATCATTGTGGATGACATGATTGACACCGGCGGCACGATGACCGAGGGCGCGCGGCTGTTGATGGAACACGGAGCCCAAGCGGTGTACGCCTGTGCAACCCATGCCGTGTTTTCGGGGCAGGCGCCGCAGGTGTTGGCCAACAGCCTATTTACGGAAGTCATCGTCACCAACACCATCCCGATACCGCCGGAAAAGTGGTTTCCCCAGCTCAAAGTCCTGTCAGTGGCGAATGTGCTTGGGGAAGCTATCTGGCGGGTGCACGAGGACAGCTCGGTGAGTAGTATGTTTCGTTAAAAAGGGTTGCCGGAGGGGTTCCCACAGGGGTAAAGTCGCATCAAGCAGTGTTTGCCGAGGTCGGTGCTATGGAACCGGAAACCCATCCGCTCGAAAATCAGGAAAACCAGGAAACGCCGCCGGTAGAAAGCACGCCGGCTCCCGAGGCAGCAACCCATGTCTCGCCGCCCAAGAGCAGAGCCAGCGCGGTGGTGGACTCTTTGCGCCATACGCTGACAGATTCCCTGAGTGTTTTGGGGCCGACCTGGCAAAAGGTGCAGGCCTTTTTTGGGGAACAGCGGCGCACCATCAGCGCCGTCGTGGTTGTGGCTTTGGCGGTGCTGCTCCTGGCGCTGGTGTCAGGGGTCCTGGGCATCATCAATGCCATCCCGCTCCTGCCGGCGGTGTTGGAACTGTTGGGCCTGTGGTACGTCTTGCGGTACCTGCTGATGGCAGACTCCCGCCGGGCGGTGCTCCAGGAACTGAACGAGTTTATCGGCAAGGTCACCGGTCAACAGTCGTAAGTGCTGGAAACGTTTCGCCAGAAATACCCACTGGGGTGCCTGACCAGTGAGTTGCTGCAAATTCACCAGGGGCAATACCTGGTGCGAGTGACGGTGCAGGTGGGCGGTGTGACCTTGGCCACGGGGTTGGGTAGTGGGGGCAGCATCGAAGCGGCCGAGGACCGAGCTAGGGAGCGGGCGTTGATGGCCCTAGGTCTCAGCCCTAAGGAAACACCGCGTCCAGCCCCGCCGACCACTGAACCTGAACCCGTGGCGGTTCCCACGACTCCGGCTGCACCCGAGGAGACGCCGTCCAAGCTCGATATGCTAGATATTCTGGCCCAGACTACCGCTGAGATGAAGCGACTCGGCTGGACCAACGCTCAAGGACGGGAGTACCTACGACGCACCTATGGTCGGAACAGTCGCCAAGAATTGAGCGACCAGGAGCTGCTGGACTTTTTGAATTACCTGCGCAGTCAACCCAGTGGGAACGGCCCCTTGCCGTCAATCAGTTAGACGTTGGGCTAGGGGTTGGCGTGGATGGCACCGGCTCCAGGGCAATATCCCGCAGCTCGATAAAGGGAATGGTTTGACCCACCTCCGTCAGTCCCACCCGCACTTTCCCTAGCCGGACAGGAACTTTCACCCGCACAGCGGTCGCTTGGTTCCCTGGTGCCAGTTGCACGGGTAATCCCTCCACTTCCACCTCCAGGATTTCACCCTGGGCATTGCGCACAATGAATTGCCGCTGGACTTGCACCGCCGTCGCCCGCTCATTCTGGATGCGCAATCGCAGGATGGCCTGGTCCCCTTGCCGGTCAATCGCCTCCAACGCCATGTAAATGCCACCCTCCTGGAGTGCCAGCAGCGGCAGGCGAACAGCAGGGTCCGCAGGGGCTGGCGAGTTTGGGCGTACAGTACTGGTCCCCATTAACGCCTGCACCTGTTGGATGATAGTGTCTTCGGTCAATAGGACAAAAGGCTGAGGGTCCTTATCTGGCGTAACCGGGTTCAACGTCGGTTGCCGGACTTTACTCAGGGCCTCCTGCCCCAGTCGATACCCCAGCCAGACAGCGATTCCCCCTACGACCAGAGCCGCTATTGTAAAACCCAGGGTCACCACGCCGACCCACCGCTGCGTTCGCGCCATGAGTTTGTTAAGATAGCCTTTGCCATTGTAATCATTTTGCACGAGTGGCCGACTGGTAGGGCAAGCGACTCATAATCGCCGGT contains these protein-coding regions:
- a CDS encoding CAAD domain-containing protein, which encodes MEPETHPLENQENQETPPVESTPAPEAATHVSPPKSRASAVVDSLRHTLTDSLSVLGPTWQKVQAFFGEQRRTISAVVVVALAVLLLALVSGVLGIINAIPLLPAVLELLGLWYVLRYLLMADSRRAVLQELNEFIGKVTGQQS
- a CDS encoding ribose-phosphate pyrophosphokinase, whose translation is MVLPASRPLPLAAPVATDHGRLRLFAGSANVPLAEEIARYLGVDLGPIVRKRFSDGELYVQIQESVRGCDVYLLQPTCHPVNDHLMELLIMIDACRRASARQITAVIPYYGYARADRKTAGREAITAKLVANLITEAGASRILAMDLHVAQIQAYFDIPFDHVYASNVLQQYILSKGLTDFVVVSPDVGGVARARAFAKKLNDAPLAIIDKRRQGHNVAEVLNVIGDVRGKTAIIVDDMIDTGGTMTEGARLLMEHGAQAVYACATHAVFSGQAPQVLANSLFTEVIVTNTIPIPPEKWFPQLKVLSVANVLGEAIWRVHEDSSVSSMFR